In the Wyeomyia smithii strain HCP4-BCI-WySm-NY-G18 chromosome 2, ASM2978416v1, whole genome shotgun sequence genome, one interval contains:
- the LOC129722775 gene encoding senecionine N-oxygenase-like has protein sequence MERTSRTYCIIGAGKAGIATARQVLESGGQVVLFEQTDQIGGTWNYTDAVGKDKYGLDIHTSMYQGLRTNLPKEVMGFPDFPILGQKESYIPSEDILKFLQLYADKFDVTRHVRFEHHVMLVEPSDGPRKWKVQVENLPKNSVESFFYDFVFICNGHYHTPMIPDYPNKQLYRGKQLHSHDYRSPKHFQDETVLVIGAGPSGMDLALEISKTAHHVTMSHHTKEPFKTIFPTNLTQKSDVKKFTTSGVLFEDGTQEDFTVILYCTGYRYSFPFLGSNCGITVDDNCVQPLYKHCININQPTMAFIGLPYYVCAAQMFDLQARFCLRYYCGDAELPTRVEMLADMQRQMEQRWQQGYRKRQAHMMGPAQGDYYDDLANTAGLEPIKPVMTKLHNESSQRFNDDLLHFRDDVFRILDDDTFEELQVSRAK, from the exons ATGGAGCGCACATCCCGGACGTACTGTATAATTGGTGCTGGAAAGGCTGGAATAGCGACGGCCAGGCAAGTGCTGGAATCGGGCGGTCAAGTTGTACTTTTTGAGCAGACCGACCAAATCGGAGGTACCTGGAACTATACGGACGCCGTGGGAAAGGACAAGTATGGGCTGGATATCCACACTAGCATGTACCAAGGGCTGCGGACGAACCTACCGAAGGAGGTTATGGGCTTTCCGGATTTTCCGATTCTTGGGCAAAAGGAGTCGTACATTCCGTCGGAAGATATTCTGAAATTTCTTCAACTGTACGCGGATAAGTTTGACGTTACACGGCATGTGCGTTTCGAGCACCACGTTATGTTGGTTGAACCCTCGGATGGGCCCAGAAAGTGGAAGGTACAAGTGGAGAATTTACCGAAGAACAGTGTGGAATCCTTTTTCtatgattttgtttttatttgcaatgGGCACTATCATACACCAATGATACCGGATTATCCTAACAAGCAACTTTACCGAGGAAAGCAGCTACACAGTCATGACTATCGATCACCGAAGCATTTTCAAG atgaaacTGTGCTCGTAATAGGAGCAGGTCCTTCCGGTATGGATTTGGCATTGGAAATATCCAAAACAGCCCACCACGTGACTATGAGCCATCACACGAAAGAACCGTTCAAAACCATTTTTCCCACAAATCTTACCCAGAAGTCTGACGTTAAAAAATTTACGACCTCTGGCGTGTTATTCGAGGATGGCACACAGGAAGATTTCACCGTCATACTGTACTGCACCGGATATCGTTATAGTTTTCCCTTCCTCGGCAGTAACTGTGGAATCACAGTTGATGACAACTGCGTACAGCCGTTATACAAGCACTGCATCAACATTAATCAACCTACGATGGCCTTCATCGGACTTCCGTACTACGTTTGCGCGGCTCAGATGTTCGATCTGCAGGCGCGATTTTGTCTCCGGTATTATTGCGGGGATGCCGAGCTGCCAACTAGAGTTGAGATGCTAGCTGACATGCAACGACAGATGGAGCAACGGTGGCAACAAGGATACCGTAAAAGACAGGCTCACATGATGGGACCTGCCCAGGGAGATTACTATGACGATCTGGCCAACACGGCCGGACTGGAGCCGATCAAACCGGTGATGACGAAACTGCACAACGAAAGTAGCCAACGGTTTAACGATGATTTGCTGCACTTTAGGGACGACGTTTTTCGAATATTAGATGATGACACATTTGAAGAACTACAGGTTTCCAGAGCAAAGTAA